One window from the genome of Papaver somniferum cultivar HN1 unplaced genomic scaffold, ASM357369v1 unplaced-scaffold_84, whole genome shotgun sequence encodes:
- the LOC113345843 gene encoding (R,S)-reticuline 7-O-methyltransferase-like, protein MDIHEEDERLKGQVEIWEHMFAFVDSMALKCAVELGIPDIINSHGHPITISEIINNLPATTSSSPSVDYLTRVMRLLVRKRIFSSQIDQETNQIYYDLTPSSKWLLRDSKFSLAPFVLAQLDPWLQKPWQYMGKCVKEGGFPFEKAHGVEIWDLALANPQFNNLFNDAMRCTTEIISNALLVKYKDGFSGIESLVDVGGGTGIMITEIVKANPHIRGINFDLPHVVDTAPEQQGIEHVGGDMFVHIPEADAVIMKWILHDWGDEDCVKILNNCRKAMARKKNGRVIIVDCVLRPDGDGSFDNTGLAFDLAMIAATSGGKERTEVEWKILLNNAGFPRYNIIPIPAFPSIIEAFPE, encoded by the exons ATGGATattcatgaagaagatgaaagattGAAAGGGCAGGTAGAAATATGGGAGCACATGTTTGCGTTTGTCGATTCAATGGCATTGAAATGTGCTGTTGAACTTGGTATTCCCGATATCATAAACTCTCATGGTCATCCCATCACAATATCAGAGattatcaacaacttaccagcaaccacatcatcatctccATCAGTTGACTATCTTACCCGTGTTATGAGATTATTGGTTCGCAAGCGCATATTTTCTTCACAGATTGATCAAGAAACCAATCAAATTTATTACGATTTAACTCCATCGTCCAAATGGTTGTTGAGAGATTCTAAATTTAGTTTAGCACCGTTTGTTTTGGCGCAACTTGATCCGTGGCTACAGAAACCATGGCAATACATGGGAAAATGTGTGAAAGAAGGTGGTTTCCCTTTTGAAAAGGCTCATGGAGTTGAGATTTGGGATTTGGCTTTAGCTAATCCACAATTTAACAACCTTTTTAATGATGCAATGAGATGTACAACTGAGATAATAAGCAACGCCTTGTTGGTTAAGTACAAAGATGGATTCAGTGGTATTGAATCGTTGGTTGATGTTGGTGGGGGGACTGGGATAATGATCACCGAGATTGTTAAGGCTAATCCACATATTAGAGGTATCAATTTTGATCTACCTCATGTAGTCGATACAGCACCTGAACAGCAAGGAATTGAGCACGTTGGCGGTGATATGTTTGTTCATATTCCCGAGGCGGATGCTGTCATCATGAAG TGGATATTGCATGACTGGGGTGATGAAGACTGCGTAAAGATCTTGAATAATTGTCGTAAGGCAATGGCAAGGAAGAAGAATGGAAGAGTTATCATTGTTGATTGTGTACTTCGACCAGATGGAGATGGCTCATTCGATAACACAGGATTGGCATTTGATCTAGCGATGATTGCAGCTACTTCAGGTGGAAAAGAAAGAACCGAAGTTGAATGGAAGATATTATTGAACAATGCAGGCTTCCCTCGCTACAATATAATTCCAATTCCTGCATTTCCTTCCATCATTGAGGCCTTTCCAGAATAA